One part of the Desulfosalsimonas propionicica genome encodes these proteins:
- a CDS encoding ERCC4 domain-containing protein, producing the protein MDKKLKSHGAPMGKEYTFLTPSTSRLRVIRQGHSIIRSQGIPKPIVIVDTLEKEPLPIYENHPNWIAGERRANMKTGDYTVEGMENILCLERKSLPDLIACTVTYRQRFIGACHRLALFQWKAILIEATFEDIKGGFEQFDIPSAVHPNTVCGTLDAIEAKLGIPIIYTSTIRGLATERTASWMSKHFTYWWLENNGHGRILVDTDRL; encoded by the coding sequence TTGGATAAGAAATTAAAAAGCCATGGGGCCCCGATGGGCAAGGAATATACTTTTCTTACACCAAGCACGTCGCGACTCAGAGTGATACGCCAAGGACACAGTATCATTCGGAGCCAGGGCATCCCAAAGCCCATCGTCATCGTCGATACGCTGGAAAAAGAACCATTACCTATATACGAAAATCATCCCAACTGGATCGCTGGTGAACGCAGGGCAAATATGAAAACCGGTGATTACACGGTGGAGGGGATGGAAAATATTCTTTGCCTGGAACGTAAAAGCCTTCCGGACTTGATAGCTTGCACCGTCACCTATCGGCAGCGCTTTATTGGTGCCTGCCACCGATTGGCATTGTTCCAATGGAAGGCCATTCTTATCGAGGCCACTTTTGAAGATATCAAAGGCGGATTCGAGCAGTTTGATATCCCTTCTGCTGTCCATCCCAATACCGTCTGTGGCACACTGGACGCGATTGAAGCAAAGCTCGGCATTCCGATTATCTATACATCAACAATCCGGGGGCTCGCAACAGAGCGCACCGCGAGCTGGATGTCAAAACATTTCACATACTGGTGGCTGGAAAATAATGGGCATGGGCGAATTCTGGTGGATACGGATCGGTTGTGA